A section of the Carya illinoinensis cultivar Pawnee chromosome 12, C.illinoinensisPawnee_v1, whole genome shotgun sequence genome encodes:
- the LOC122288919 gene encoding SPX domain-containing membrane protein At4g22990-like — translation MVAFGKRLKERQIQEWQGYYINYKLMKKKVKQYAQQIEVGTQDRRHVLKDFSRMLDNQIEKIVLFLLEQQGILASRLAKLDEQHDSLQQQPDMSQISELREAYRAVGRDLLKLLFFVEINAIGLRKILKKFDKRFGYRFTNYYVKTRANHPYSQLQQVFKHVGIGAVVGAVSRNLHELQNRQGSYLSIYDQPALPLQDPVVDSIRAAVDRLTHSTNFLNFLAQHALIMQDELPTPIEEQVDDQKYHFMSLLLNLANTFLYMVNTYIVVPTADDYSLSLGAAATVCGIVIGAMAVAQVFSSVYFSAWSNKSYFQPLVFSSIALLVGNTLYALAYDFNSIVVLLIGRLCCGLGSARAVNRRYISDCVPLKIRMQASAAFVSASALGMACGPALAGLLQTNFRIYKLTFNQDTLPGWVMAVAWLIYLIWLCISFKEPSHDFEENQVPRESNSEAVQDDALEEGLKQPLLVSSEDKQQDEDSERECDESEEASEESRHPATSIRSAYRLLTPSVKVQLLIYFMLKYVMEILLSESSVVTTYYFHWSTSTVAIFLASLGLTVLPVNIVVGNYISNMFEDRQILLASEIVVCIGILLSFHIINPYSVPQYVCSGLIMFVSAEVLEGVNLALLSRVMSSRLSRGTYNGGLLSTEAGTIARVIADGTITLAGYLGESRLLNVTLLPSLFICISSIVATCLTYNSLY, via the exons ATGGTTGCCTTTGGGAAAAGGTTGAAGGAAAGGCAAATTCAAGAATGGCAAGG GTATTACATTAACTATAAACTcatgaagaaaaaagtaaaacaatATGCTCAACAAATTGAAGTTGGGACTCAAGATCGACGGCATGTTCTCAAGGATTTCTCAAGAATGTTGGATAATCAG ATTGAGAAGATTGTCCTTTTTCTGTTGGAACAACAAGGGATACTAGCAAGCAGGCTAGCTAAGCTTGATGAACAGCATGATTCCCTTCAGCAGCAACCTGATATGTCTCAAATATCTGAATTACGAGAAGCGTATAGAGCAGTGGGACGAGATCTTTTAAAGCTTCTCTTTTTTGTTGAGATAAATGCCATTGGTCTGCGGAAGatactgaagaagtttgataAACGCTTTGGTTATAGATTCACTAATTATTACGTCAAAACACGTGCAAATCATCCTTACTCCCAGCTGCAGCAAGTGTTCAAGCATGTG GGAATAGGGGCTGTTGTGGGAGCTGTATCGCGAAATCTTCATGAACTTCAGAATCGGCAGGGAAGCTACTTATCAATATATGATCAACCTGCTCTTCCCCTCCAG GATCCTGTCGTTGACTCAATAAGAGCAGCCGTGGACAGATTGACTCACTCAACAAATTTCCTCAACTTTTTGGCGCAACATGCGCTCATTATGCAAGATGAGCTGCCTACTCCCATTGAGGAACAAGTTGATGATCAGAAATACCATTTTATGTCACTTCTCTTGAACCTGGCCAACACATTTCTTTATATGGTCAATACCTATATTGTTGTTCCTACAGCAGACGACTACTCCTTGAGCCTTGGAGCTGCAGCAACAGTTTGTGGTATTGTGATTGGGGCAATGGCAGTTGCCCAGGTGTTTTCTTCGGTGTATTTTAGTGcatggtcaaataaatcatactTCCAACCTCTTGTATTTAGCAGCATAGCTCTTCTTGTGGGAAACACCTTGTATGCGTTGGCTTATGATTTTAATTCGATAGTGGTTCTCCTAATTGGCCGCCTTTGCTGTGG ATTGGGTTCTGCAAGAGCTGTGAACCGGAGGTATATCAGTGATTGTGTACCTCTGAAAATCCGCATGCAAGCATCAGCAGCTTTTGTTAGTGCTAGTGCTCTTGGAATGGCCTGTGGTCCTGCTCTAGCTGGTTTGCTTCAAACTAATTTTAGGATCTACAAGCTTACATTCAATCAAGACACCTTGCCTGGCTGGGTTATGGCTGTTGCTTGGCTAATATACTTAATTTGGTTGTGCATCTCATTTAAAGAACCTTCTCATGATTTTGAGGAAAATCAAGTGCCTCGGGAATCGAATTCTG AAGCAGTACAGGATGATGCCCTTGAAGAAGGACTTAAACAACCATTGCTTGTTAGTTCAGAAGATAAACAACAAGATGAAGATAGTGAGCGAGAATGTGATGAAAGTGAAGAAGCTTCTGAGGAATCTCGCCATCCAGCTACTTCAATTCGATCAGCATATAGACTACTTACACCCTCTGTGAAG GTTCAGTTGTTGATATATTTCATGCTCAAATATGTAATGGAGATTTTACTTTCAGAATCAAGTGTTGTTACCACATACTACTTTCACTGGTCTACGAGCACAGTGGCAATTTTTCTTGCTTCCCTTGGCCTGACAGTTCTTCCAGTAAACATTGTTGTTGGAAATTACATTAGCAATATGTTTGAAGACAG GCAAATTCTATTGGCGTCTGAAATTGTGGTTTGCATAGGCATACTCCTGAGCTTCCATATAATAAATCCGTACTCTGTGCCACAGTATGTCTGCTCAGGACTCATCATGTTTGTTTCTGCTGAAGTACTTGAAG GTGTCAACTTGGCACTCCTCTCTAGGGTCATGTCATCCCGGCTTTCCCGTGGAACCTATAATGGTGGACTACTTTCAACAGAAGCTGGGACAATTGCACGAGTGATCGCAGATGGCACGATAACTTTGGCTGGATACTTGGGTGAGAGTAGACTCTTGAATGTCACCCTACTTCCTTCACTCTTCATTTGCATTTCCTCCATTGTTGCCACCTGCTTAACGTACAACTCTCTCTATTGA
- the LOC122288920 gene encoding protein HOTHEAD-like yields MATLSRRRWFGTAVFAGILLFFSGFCASEKAPNYSFVHKATSAPPISYYDYIIVGGGTAGCPLAATLSHNYSVLLLERGGSPYGNPNITELNLFGAALSDLSPTSPSQRFISKDGVINARARVLGGGSCLNAGFYSRASLHDIWEVGWDGRLVNESYQWVERVVAFEPPMQQWQTAVRDGMLEVGVVPDNGFTYDHIYGTKVGGTIFDKDGHRHTAADLLEYANPSGLTVLLHASVHRILFRTRGRPRPKAHGVIFRDASGARHRAYLKKGSKNEIIVSAGALGSPQLLMLSGIGPQDQLKAHKIREVLDLPMVGQGMSDNPMNAIFIPSPVPVEISLIETVGITHFGSYIEAASGANFAGGATRDFGMFSPKIGQLSTVPPKERTPEALAKAVELMDKLDEAAFRGGFILEKITGPMSTGHLELQTLNANDNPSVTFNYFKDPLDLERCVQGLSTIERVIESKAFSKFRYDFLTLPALLNMTASSPINLLPKHANASRSLEQFCKDTVMTIWHYHGGCQMGKVVDHDYKVLGVDALRVIDGSTFNHSPGTNPQATVMMLGRYMGVRILRERLAGNDSHE; encoded by the exons ATGGCTACGCTTAGCCGGCGGAGATGGTTTGGTACTGCTGTTTTTGCTGGAATATTGCTCTTCTTTAGTGGCTTTTGTGCCTCTGAAAAGG CTCCAAACTACAGCTTCGTGCACAAGGCAACCTCAGCCCCACCCATATCCTATTATGACTACATCATTGTAGGCGGAGGTACGGCTGGCTGTCCCTTAGCAGCCACTCTCTCCCACAACTACAGCGTTTTACTCCTCGAACGTGGTGGCTCGCCTTATGGCAATCCTAACATCACTGAGTTAAACCTGTTTGGCGCCGCACTCTCTGACCTCTCCCCAACCTCCCCCTCCCAACGCTTCATCTCAAAAGACGGCGTCATCAACGCACGTGCTCGTGTTTTGGGCGGTGGAAGCTGCTTAAATGCTGGATTCTACTCACGCGCCTCCCTACATGACATCTG GGAAGTGGGATGGGATGGGCGGCTAGTGAATGAATCATATCAATGGGTGGAAAGGGTGGTGGCATTTGAGCCACCAATGCAACAGTGGCAGACAGCGGTTCGGGACGGGATGTTGGAAGTCGGGGTGGTGCCGGACAATGGATTCACGTATGATCATATTTACGGGACTAAGGTTGGGGGCACCATATTTGATAAAGATGGCCATAGACATACGGCTGCCGACTTGCTCGAATATGCTAATCCTAGTGGCCTTACGGTGCTTTTGCATGCTTCTGTGCATAGAATACTATTTAGAACTCGAG GAAGACCAAGGCCCAAGGCCCACGGAGTGATATTTAGAGATGCATCGGGGGCCAGGCACAGAGCCTATCTCAAGAAGGGGTCCAAGAACGAGATTATTGTATCAGCTGGTGCATTGGGGAGCCCACAGCTACTTATGTTAAGTGGAATAGGGCCTCAAGACCAACTTAAGGCCCACAAAATCAGAGAAGTTTTGGACCTGCCTATGGTTGGCCAAGGCATGTCGGATAATCCCATGAATGCCATCTTCATCCCCTCTCCAGTCCCGGTCGAGATCTCTCTCATTGAAACCGTTGGCATCACCCACTTTGGAAGCTACATTGAAGCAGCCAGCGGTGCCAACTTTGCCGGTGGTGCTACGAGAGACTTCGGGATGTTCTCTCCTAAG ATTGGGCAGCTCTCCACAGTCCCACCCAAAGAAAGGACCCCAGAAGCCCTAGCCAAAGCAGTGGAACTCATGGACAAACTTGACGAAGCAGCCTTCAGAGGTGGATTCATTCTTGAGAAAATCACGGGTCCAATGTCCACAGGCCATTTGGAGCTCCAGACCCTGAATGCCAATGACAACCCATCTGTCACTTTCAACTACTTCAAAGACCCCCTAGACTTGGAAAGATGTGTCCAAGGCCTTAGCACCATCGAGAGAGTAATCGAGTCAAAGGCTTTCTCTAAGTTCAGATACGACTTTTTAACTTTGCCAGCACTTCTCAACATGACCGCGAGTTCCCCAATAAATTTGTTGCCTAAACATGCAAATGCTTCAAGGTCCTTGGAACAATTTTGCAAGGATACTGTGATGACCATTTGGCATTATCATGGAGGCTGCCAAATGGGGAAGGTTGTTGATCATGATTACAAAGTTCTTGGAGTTGATGCACTAAGGGTTATCGATGGATCCACTTTTAATCACTCTCCTGGAACTAATCCTCAGGCCACTGTCATGATGCTTGGAAG GTACATGGGTGTAAGGATATTGAGAGAGAGACTAGCTGGGAATGACTCTCACGAGTAA